The DNA window TTTCCGAAAGAAGGAGACACTGAGCAAGCATGTCCGCAAGGACCACCAAGGTTTACCCGCACTTCAATGTCATGAGCCGGGATGCCTGCATGCCTTTGATTCGAAGGCGGCCTTGAAGCGACATCGTGAGAGAGAACACGGCGATGCAAAGTTCTGGTGCGGGGAATGCGGTTTGCAGAAAATGCCCGATGGCACGGAACAGCGTGTCGGGTTCACCACGGAAGTGCTACTTCAAGCACATGTCCGTCAAGAACATCAAAACTGCATCTTCTGCGACTTCAAGCCAGCCTCCAGATGGGATCTTGAAAAACATGTCGAAATGCATCATTCTGGCCAATCCGTGGAGGATCGCAAAAACATCCCATGTCCCTTCGACGAGTGCCACAAAAAGTTCACCAAGAAGTCGAATCTGAATGCACATATCCGTACAGCTCACGAGAAATTCCGGTTCGTCTGCGGTGAGGTCGATCTCAGTGGTGCTGGTCTTCATGGCTGGACGAATGATCAAGGATGCGGTGATAAGTTCAGTACAAAGGGCCGATTGGAGGATCATATCCGTTACAGCTCCAAGCACCTTGGTGAAGAGCGTCCCAAGCTCTCCAAACCAGAGCCGTCTCAAGAAGTCAACCTCATCGACGAACTCTCTGGTGCTGCCGCCCAAGCAGAGCGGACTATCTCATGCCCTCACTGCCATGAAGCCTTTGTCCGCTACCATGACAGAGATACACATGTGGACTTATATCACCCACCAAATCCAGACCCCTCTCTGGTCTTGTCTGGGGATTACCTCGACCCGGCTCAGTTCTATTTTGACAGCAGCTTCCCCAATACACCAACCTGGCCTGGGATCATGTTGGAGGATGAGATATTCGCTGCATCTATGGACTACGGCACTCCTAATGACGACTGGCCGGAAGACGAGACCAACATACTCTTGTTGGCACGCGATCCCGCAGTCCAGGACCCT is part of the Fusarium poae strain DAOMC 252244 chromosome 4, whole genome shotgun sequence genome and encodes:
- a CDS encoding hypothetical protein (BUSCO:24550at5125), with product MSKRDAAEAAPEVPPAKRANYGDPDGLYFDDVEDDLTSAHTPCSAPGPDSPQTINTAVTTPRPKFPSDLKTLACTWPGCPKTFNRPARLRDHLNSHTNSRPFKCTYDGCDKDYIEDKHLKQHIKAVHTLERKHVCTKEGCGKSFVTGTRLKRHQAVHEGEERFRCQDCGQSFRKKETLSKHVRKDHQGLPALQCHEPGCLHAFDSKAALKRHREREHGDAKFWCGECGLQKMPDGTEQRVGFTTEVLLQAHVRQEHQNCIFCDFKPASRWDLEKHVEMHHSGQSVEDRKNIPCPFDECHKKFTKKSNLNAHIRTAHEKFRFVCGEVDLSGAGLHGWTNDQGCGDKFSTKGRLEDHIRYSSKHLGEERPKLSKPEPSQEVNLIDELSGAAAQAERTISCPHCHEAFVRYHDRDTHVDLYHPPNPDPSLVLSGDYLDPAQFYFDSSFPNTPTWPGIMLEDEIFAASMDYGTPNDDWPEDETNILLLARDPAVQDPLVDPALGAI